In the Gymnodinialimonas sp. 202GB13-11 genome, one interval contains:
- a CDS encoding VOC family protein, which yields MKLGASSMSLSVKDLAASRAFYETLGFSAMGGDPDHGFLIMKNGDTLIGLFHGMFEGNMLTFNPGWDQNAQNLDDFDDVRAIKEVVAKAGYPVEQEQGEADGPASFVTRDPDGNIILIDQHR from the coding sequence ATGAAGCTCGGCGCGTCTTCCATGTCATTGTCCGTCAAGGACCTCGCCGCTTCTCGCGCCTTTTATGAGACGCTTGGCTTTTCCGCGATGGGCGGCGATCCGGACCATGGCTTTCTCATCATGAAAAACGGCGACACGCTGATCGGCCTTTTTCACGGGATGTTCGAGGGCAACATGTTGACCTTCAATCCTGGCTGGGATCAGAACGCGCAAAACCTTGACGATTTCGATGACGTGCGCGCCATCAAGGAGGTCGTCGCCAAGGCGGGCTACCCAGTGGAACAGGAACAGGGCGAGGCCGATGGTCCGGCCAGCTTCGTCACACGTGACCCTGACGGCAACATCATCCTGATCGACCAACATCGCTGA
- a CDS encoding lipoprotein-releasing ABC transporter permease subunit, whose protein sequence is MASPAPFSKYEFLIAWRYLRARKTEGGVSVMTWISFIGIALAVMALIATLAVRSGFRYEFVGIILGANPHVAVYDIVERDAAGNLDRTMEDFDAVAEAVRGVDGVEHAAAVIRGQVLSAYQGRNAGVEVIGISPEDLATIPLVADPEWSQGALSEFGEPQGEAMGPGIAIGSGVARDLGANVGDSIRLISPDGARTAFGTSPRVSTFQIAYIFQVGRFDIDRTRVYIPFDEAQVYFNRDGVADEVQVTVAEPERINQYVLPLLQAAGDVQIWTWEDSSGAYLRALQMEDNIMFIILSILVLIATMNIVSGLIMLVKNKSRDIGILRTIGLSEGAILRVFFICGSAIGVAGTLMGVILGCAFAIWIDPIFSFVNYIAGGGVWDPSVRLISALPARLELGDVVTSMSLALGLSFVVTIFPARRAARMNPVEALRYE, encoded by the coding sequence ATGGCATCCCCAGCCCCGTTTTCGAAATACGAGTTCCTGATTGCCTGGCGCTACCTGCGCGCCCGCAAGACCGAGGGCGGGGTCAGTGTGATGACCTGGATCAGTTTCATCGGCATTGCGCTGGCGGTGATGGCATTGATCGCGACTTTGGCGGTGCGGTCAGGGTTTCGCTACGAATTTGTCGGCATCATCCTGGGCGCGAACCCTCATGTGGCGGTCTATGACATCGTAGAGCGCGACGCGGCGGGCAATCTGGACCGTACTATGGAGGATTTCGACGCTGTGGCAGAGGCCGTGCGTGGCGTCGACGGAGTGGAACATGCCGCCGCGGTGATCCGCGGGCAGGTTCTATCGGCCTATCAGGGACGCAATGCAGGCGTGGAGGTGATTGGCATCTCGCCCGAGGATCTGGCCACAATTCCGCTGGTTGCTGATCCGGAATGGAGCCAGGGCGCGCTGTCGGAATTCGGAGAGCCGCAGGGTGAGGCCATGGGGCCGGGCATTGCCATCGGGTCAGGCGTAGCGCGTGACCTAGGGGCGAATGTGGGGGATTCCATCCGCCTGATCTCGCCCGACGGGGCGCGGACGGCGTTTGGCACCAGTCCGCGCGTGTCGACCTTTCAGATAGCGTACATCTTCCAGGTGGGGCGTTTCGACATTGACCGAACCCGCGTCTACATCCCGTTTGACGAAGCGCAAGTCTATTTTAACCGCGATGGTGTCGCGGACGAGGTGCAAGTCACCGTCGCCGAGCCGGAGCGGATCAACCAGTACGTGCTGCCCCTGCTGCAAGCGGCCGGCGATGTGCAAATCTGGACGTGGGAGGACAGTTCTGGCGCCTATCTGAGGGCGCTGCAGATGGAGGACAACATTATGTTCATCATCCTGTCGATCCTCGTGCTGATCGCGACGATGAACATCGTGTCGGGTCTGATCATGCTGGTGAAGAACAAGAGCCGCGACATTGGCATTCTGCGCACCATCGGGCTGAGCGAGGGGGCAATCCTGCGGGTCTTCTTCATCTGCGGTTCGGCCATTGGGGTCGCAGGCACGTTGATGGGTGTGATCCTAGGCTGCGCCTTTGCGATCTGGATCGACCCGATCTTCAGCTTCGTGAACTACATTGCCGGGGGCGGGGTCTGGGACCCGTCGGTGCGGCTGATCTCTGCCCTGCCGGCGCGGTTGGAGCTGGGGGATGTTGTCACGTCGATGTCGCTGGCTTTGGGACTGAGCTTCGTTGTGACGATCTTCCCGGCCCGGCGCGCGGCGCGGATGAACCCGGTGGAGGCGCTGCGGTATGAGTGA
- a CDS encoding ABC transporter ATP-binding protein, with protein MSELALKLDGIEKAYNHGKPNEIAVLRGASVDIPKGEIVGLIAPSGAGKSTLLHIAGLLDVADSGTVEIGGQAVTGASDRARTAARREGVGFVYQFHHLLPEFSAAENIILPQLANGVARGAAEQRAADLLGRVGLGPRAAHRPAELSGGEQQRVAFCRALANQPALMLADEPTGNLDPATSDTVFDVLMELVRGTGLSALIATHNHELAARMDRVIRLEDGVLVAA; from the coding sequence ATGAGTGAGTTGGCGCTTAAACTGGATGGGATCGAGAAAGCGTATAACCACGGGAAGCCGAACGAGATTGCGGTCTTGCGCGGCGCTTCCGTGGACATCCCGAAGGGTGAGATCGTCGGGCTGATCGCACCTTCGGGTGCTGGAAAATCCACGCTGCTTCACATCGCGGGGCTCTTGGACGTGGCAGACAGCGGCACAGTTGAGATCGGTGGTCAGGCTGTGACCGGGGCCTCTGACCGGGCGCGCACGGCGGCGCGGCGCGAGGGGGTGGGGTTTGTCTATCAATTCCACCATCTGCTGCCGGAGTTCTCGGCGGCTGAGAATATCATCCTGCCACAGCTGGCCAATGGGGTGGCGCGCGGTGCGGCGGAGCAAAGAGCGGCGGATTTGCTGGGGCGTGTGGGTCTGGGGCCACGGGCAGCCCATCGCCCGGCGGAATTGTCTGGTGGAGAACAGCAGCGGGTTGCGTTTTGCCGGGCGTTGGCGAACCAACCTGCGCTGATGCTGGCCGATGAGCCGACAGGCAATCTGGACCCGGCGACCTCGGACACCGTATTCGATGTGTTGATGGAGCTGGTGCGGGGAACGGGTCTGTCGGCGCTGATCGCGACACACAATCATGAGCTGGCCGCGCGGATGGACCGCGTGATCCGTCTGGAAGATGGCGTGCTAGTGGCGGCCTGA
- a CDS encoding alpha/beta fold hydrolase, with protein sequence MLTGTAPTGLETAPFFADIAEGPSGAEAWWVHAEDGTRLRFGVWPSGTKGTVLMFCGRTEYVEKYGRVAQDLADAGYGMVSFDWRGQGLADRPQHEPGVGHVLSFDEYRQDVTAFRAAMEALDLPKPWYLIGHSMGGCIGLRALYDDLPVTAAAFTGPMWGIQLTPLLRFISPILIGGSALLRRDNRFATTTGPWKEEPFEGNILTTDPDQYAYMNRQMAAHPELTLGGPSFRWVAAAEEEAEALMAMPPLDLPVVTIVGSDETRVSITNAEQRMENWPDGEFILVDGGRHEVLMENPERRGQTLNAILAHFDAHPGAPT encoded by the coding sequence ATGTTGACAGGCACTGCACCCACCGGTCTGGAAACCGCACCGTTCTTCGCCGACATCGCCGAAGGACCTTCCGGTGCGGAAGCGTGGTGGGTGCACGCCGAAGATGGCACGCGGCTCAGGTTCGGCGTCTGGCCCTCAGGGACAAAAGGCACCGTCCTGATGTTTTGCGGCCGCACCGAGTATGTCGAGAAATACGGCCGCGTCGCGCAGGACCTCGCCGATGCGGGCTACGGCATGGTCAGCTTCGACTGGCGCGGGCAAGGCCTGGCAGACCGCCCACAACACGAACCGGGCGTGGGCCACGTCCTCAGCTTCGACGAATATCGCCAGGACGTCACCGCCTTCCGGGCCGCGATGGAGGCGCTGGATCTGCCCAAACCGTGGTACCTGATCGGCCATTCCATGGGTGGCTGCATCGGCCTGCGCGCGCTTTACGATGACTTGCCTGTAACGGCAGCAGCTTTCACTGGCCCGATGTGGGGCATCCAACTCACCCCGCTCCTGCGCTTCATCTCCCCGATCCTGATCGGCGGCAGCGCACTTCTGCGCCGCGACAACCGCTTCGCCACCACCACCGGCCCGTGGAAGGAAGAACCGTTCGAAGGCAACATCCTCACCACAGACCCCGACCAATACGCGTATATGAACCGCCAGATGGCAGCGCATCCGGAACTGACACTCGGTGGCCCCTCCTTCCGCTGGGTCGCCGCCGCCGAGGAAGAGGCCGAGGCGCTTATGGCCATGCCGCCCCTCGACCTGCCCGTCGTCACGATCGTCGGCTCTGATGAGACGCGCGTTTCCATCACCAATGCAGAGCAGCGCATGGAAAACTGGCCGGACGGGGAGTTCATCCTTGTCGACGGCGGTCGCCACGAAGTGCTGATGGAAAACCCCGAACGCCGAGGCCAGACGCTCAACGCGATCCTCGCGCATTTCGATGCCCATCCCGGCGCGCCAACCTAA
- a CDS encoding SCP2 sterol-binding domain-containing protein: protein MGNAIIDAAVAAINDKLGDETFDGSAKFEIEGEGAVIVDGTGARAAEDGEAADVTMSADTETFQEIMSGELNPTAAFMSGKLTLDGDMGTAMKLGGVLS from the coding sequence ATGGGCAATGCAATCATCGACGCTGCAGTGGCTGCGATTAACGATAAGCTGGGTGACGAGACGTTCGACGGCTCCGCCAAGTTCGAAATCGAAGGCGAAGGCGCCGTAATCGTCGACGGCACTGGCGCACGTGCCGCCGAAGACGGCGAAGCCGCCGACGTCACCATGTCCGCCGACACCGAAACCTTTCAGGAAATCATGTCGGGTGAGCTGAACCCCACCGCCGCCTTCATGTCGGGCAAGCTGACGCTGGATGGCGATATGGGCACAGCCATGAAACTGGGCGGTGTTCTCAGCTGA
- a CDS encoding tetratricopeptide repeat protein, with translation MTFPSRIINFAVTSVICGFPVVAQAQSTVDDFLDRLANPELRNWEVVEQEVYQRWQISGSASADYLLRRGIEAIEAQDYDAAYDHLTALTDHAPDFAEGWNARARLFVEQQMYGPAIADLQRVLALEPRHFGALVSMGLMLEDMGDFDRAREAYELAHDLHPNQPDILRLLNNLNVQEEGEAL, from the coding sequence ATGACGTTTCCATCACGCATCATCAACTTTGCCGTTACGTCCGTCATCTGCGGGTTTCCCGTAGTTGCGCAGGCGCAATCGACGGTCGACGACTTTCTGGACCGGCTGGCGAATCCGGAGCTTCGGAATTGGGAAGTGGTCGAGCAGGAAGTCTATCAGCGTTGGCAAATCTCGGGTTCAGCCTCGGCGGACTATCTGCTGCGGCGCGGGATCGAGGCAATCGAGGCGCAGGATTATGACGCGGCGTATGACCACTTGACTGCGCTGACAGACCATGCGCCGGATTTTGCCGAAGGGTGGAACGCGCGGGCGCGGCTGTTTGTGGAGCAACAGATGTATGGGCCTGCGATTGCCGATTTGCAGCGGGTTCTGGCACTTGAGCCCCGGCATTTTGGGGCCTTGGTCTCCATGGGGTTGATGCTGGAGGATATGGGTGATTTTGACCGTGCGCGTGAGGCGTATGAGCTGGCCCATGATTTGCACCCCAACCAGCCCGATATTCTGCGCTTGCTGAACAACCTGAATGTGCAGGAAGAGGGCGAGGCGTTGTAG